From Roseisolibacter agri, a single genomic window includes:
- a CDS encoding MotA/TolQ/ExbB proton channel family protein has protein sequence MEMDLLHLWGTMGYFAKGIVITLAIMSVWSLTVMIQKWWHIRAAQAETRKFAPEFSQFLEEDNLSEAINLAQSYKKSHVARVLGNALDEVKPLIMDGSVTVADINSAERAVEREMLMTIVDQKRGLGVLATVGSTAPFVGLLGTTMGIVNAFTGMATSGSGGLSAISAGIAEALITTAFGLMVAIPAVWMYNYFSTKIDNLTAEMTYTSKEMIDYLIKGVSGEFGRSRFTREFTTGTGNNPISQ, from the coding sequence ATGGAAATGGATCTGCTGCACCTCTGGGGCACGATGGGCTACTTCGCCAAGGGCATCGTGATCACCCTGGCGATCATGTCGGTGTGGTCGCTGACGGTCATGATCCAGAAGTGGTGGCACATCCGCGCCGCGCAGGCGGAGACGCGGAAGTTCGCGCCGGAGTTCAGCCAGTTCCTCGAGGAGGACAACCTCTCCGAGGCGATCAACCTCGCGCAGTCGTACAAGAAGTCCCACGTCGCCCGCGTGCTCGGCAACGCGCTCGACGAGGTCAAGCCGCTGATCATGGACGGCTCGGTCACCGTGGCCGACATCAACTCGGCGGAGCGCGCGGTCGAGCGCGAGATGCTGATGACGATCGTCGACCAGAAGCGCGGCCTCGGCGTCCTTGCCACGGTCGGCTCGACGGCCCCGTTCGTCGGTCTGCTCGGCACCACGATGGGCATCGTGAACGCCTTCACGGGCATGGCGACGTCCGGCTCGGGCGGTCTGTCCGCTATCTCGGCCGGTATCGCCGAGGCGCTCATCACGACGGCCTTCGGCCTCATGGTCGCCATCCCGGCCGTGTGGATGTACAACTACTTCTCGACCAAGATCGACAACCTCACGGCCGAGATGACGTACACGTCCAAGGAGATGATCGACTATCTCATCAAGGGCGTCTCGGGTGAGTTCGGCCGTTCGCGCTTCACGCGCGAGTTCACGACCGGCACAGGCAACAACCCGATCTCGCAGTAA
- a CDS encoding ExbD/TolR family protein has translation MSMSTGGGGGLNAEPNVTPMIDVLMVLLIIFMVIVPSSRKALDVQLPDPTPAPATSAPSQQIVLEVLPGDQFSINKQPVSGPQLAQRLKELYDPRPEKIIFVKGDPKVTYQAVIQAMDIARGAGVKVIGIPPKDAAPTS, from the coding sequence ATGAGCATGTCCACTGGTGGCGGCGGCGGGCTGAATGCCGAGCCGAACGTCACGCCGATGATCGACGTGCTCATGGTGCTGCTGATCATCTTCATGGTGATCGTGCCCTCGAGCCGGAAGGCGCTCGACGTGCAGCTCCCCGATCCGACGCCGGCGCCCGCGACCTCGGCGCCGTCGCAGCAGATCGTGCTGGAGGTGCTCCCGGGCGACCAGTTCTCGATCAACAAGCAGCCGGTCTCCGGCCCGCAGCTCGCGCAGCGCCTCAAGGAGCTGTACGACCCGCGCCCCGAGAAGATCATCTTCGTCAAGGGCGATCCGAAGGTGACGTACCAGGCCGTGATCCAGGCCATGGACATCGCCCGCGGCGCCGGGGTGAAGGTCATCGGCATCCCGCCCAAGGACGCGGCGCCGACGTCCTGA
- a CDS encoding energy transducer TonB codes for MLNNLIESKAKKQRSVGATITSVIINGSLAVLAVYATANAAVEAEKPKEEKVEFVEMKKDEPPPPKNEPPPPPPPDVAVAPPPPKGFQVLTAPVEIPDVIPEVDLSKKVTDEADFSGKGVAGGIAKGVEGAKGPVVQDQPYFEFQVEKPVAPVPGSTGPRYPEILKSSNVEGEVLAQFVVDTTGRVESGSFKVLKSSHELFTQAVRQALPNMKFLPAEVGGRKVKQLVQQPFQFALTK; via the coding sequence ATGCTGAACAACCTGATCGAGTCGAAGGCCAAGAAGCAGCGGAGCGTGGGGGCGACGATCACGTCCGTCATCATCAACGGCAGCCTGGCCGTCCTCGCCGTCTACGCCACCGCGAACGCCGCGGTCGAGGCGGAGAAGCCGAAGGAGGAGAAGGTCGAGTTCGTCGAGATGAAGAAGGACGAGCCGCCCCCGCCGAAGAACGAGCCGCCGCCGCCGCCGCCGCCCGACGTCGCGGTGGCCCCGCCGCCGCCGAAGGGCTTCCAGGTCCTCACGGCCCCGGTCGAGATCCCCGACGTCATCCCCGAGGTCGACCTGAGCAAGAAGGTCACCGACGAGGCCGACTTCTCGGGCAAGGGCGTCGCCGGCGGCATCGCGAAGGGCGTCGAGGGCGCGAAGGGCCCCGTCGTCCAGGACCAGCCGTACTTCGAGTTCCAGGTGGAGAAGCCGGTGGCCCCGGTTCCCGGCAGCACCGGCCCGCGCTACCCCGAGATCCTGAAGTCGTCGAACGTCGAGGGCGAGGTGCTGGCCCAGTTCGTCGTCGACACGACCGGCCGCGTCGAGTCCGGCTCCTTCAAGGTGCTGAAGTCGAGCCATGAGCTGTTCACGCAGGCGGTTCGGCAGGCCCTGCCGAACATGAAGTTCCTGCCCGCCGAGGTCGGCGGCCGCAAGGTGAAGCAGCTCGTCCAGCAGCCGTTCCAGTTCGCGCTCACCAAGTAA
- a CDS encoding ExbD/TolR family protein, whose amino-acid sequence MGMSAQVSGGSVKAEPNVTPLVDVMLVLLIIFMVIIPTLTSGLNAEPPQGVNLKKHPEEDGDQLLGIDRNGQYYLNRNPIRNETLGAQIKQIYDAREVDKILYIRADRQLEYSKVLDASDIVSKNGVRVVGYISEQTPGTEGQSIDEKKGGN is encoded by the coding sequence ATGGGTATGTCCGCGCAGGTCTCCGGCGGCAGCGTCAAGGCCGAGCCGAACGTCACCCCGCTCGTCGACGTGATGCTCGTGCTGCTGATCATCTTCATGGTGATCATCCCGACGCTGACCTCGGGCCTCAACGCCGAGCCCCCGCAGGGCGTCAACCTGAAGAAGCACCCCGAGGAGGACGGCGACCAGCTCCTCGGCATCGATCGGAACGGGCAGTACTACCTGAACCGCAACCCGATCCGCAACGAGACGCTCGGCGCGCAGATCAAGCAGATCTACGACGCCCGCGAGGTCGACAAGATCCTCTACATCCGCGCCGACCGGCAGCTCGAGTACTCTAAGGTGCTCGACGCCTCGGACATCGTCTCGAAGAACGGCGTCCGCGTCGTGGGCTACATCTCGGAGCAGACGCCCGGCACCGAGGGGCAGTCGATCGACGAGAAGAAGGGAGGCAACTAG